The Diospyros lotus cultivar Yz01 chromosome 11, ASM1463336v1, whole genome shotgun sequence region GTTCTGCAGTTTGCCTCTGCCCTTAGGCTTGAAATCAACCGGGCTTTTAAGGTTCTAAGGGACATTGCTTTAGGAAGAGATCTCAAGACGTTCCTTTCTGTATGTtaattcctttccttctttgatGGAGTAGAGTGCTTTCATTTGTCAGTAGCTTTTAGAACTATGGATCCGAAGTCCATTTGATTAGTATCTTCAAAATGATCTATATACCTAGGGAAGAAATAGCAGCACAATTTTCCTGTATATACACTGCGGCTGACCATTTTCTGGTTATGGTCTGTTGTTCATTAGGTGATTGCTCTCTTGTGGATCTTGTCAGTTGTGGGAAGCTGTTGCGACTCCTTGACTTTGTTTTACATAGGTAAATATAGGACCGTATTGTCTTCTCTGTTGCATTCGTTAGTCTTAAGATCTTTACCCAGTTGTTTATTTGACATTGAATTGTATGATTCTTGCGGCAGCAATTGTCTTGCTTCACACGGTGCCTGTGCTGTATGAGAAGTATGAGGATCAGGTGGATGCTTTTGCAGAGAAAGTAATGATCGAGATCAAGAAGCAATATGCGGTCTTTGATGCCAAGGTTTTGAGTAAGATCCCAAGAGGACCCATGAAAGCAAAGAAGAATTAAGCAGTCCGGTGGCTGAGCAGAAGACGTACCTTGTCAAGATTATGTGAATTTTTAACCATCGTTGGCTATGGCCCTGTGTTTTAATGCTCAATTAAGGATTAGAGTTCACAATCTGGATCAGATCCCATTCCCTAGGGCAATGGGTAGGAGTGTCTGGGTTTCTGCTTTGAGTGGTCAGGTGACTTAGTTTATGTTGCGTTGCTTGTCAAAAAACTGGTTCCTTACACTTCGGGGTTTAATAGTGTTTGGTCTCTTTTCATGTTTTAGATGGTGCAGTTTCTTTGCACATAACAGATCTGATGATTCTCACCTGAAGGTGCTTAATGTTTATTAATAGTTAACCATTTACAAGAGTTGCTTTGGTTGAAATTTTGATCCACTGACTGTGCCCAGAATGTGGTTGGGTATATTGACTATATTTTGCTCATTGCCTGATGTTTTCAATTAGGCCATGGCACATCCAGAGCCAGACTGAAAATGGTGTTAACTTGCCTAAGCATGATAATGCCAACAAAAGAGAGACCATTTCAACTCTCAATTTGTATACCTCTCACCCTTTTACACGAAGCTGAAAGAACAATTCTATTTCATCAAATCTAAGAAAACAAAGCCATTCCAAAGGCTATGCAGGAGCATGGTTGGCAAGAGATTCCTTGAACGTGCAAAAATTATACCCATCACCACTCCGAGGAAAATAAGAGGCAGCATTCTCTGTATGCTGAAATGGGCTAGTGCAAAAGCAACTGAACTCACAAGGATTGAACACCATACTGGCATGTACTTGGTCAAGGATGGGAGAAGAAAGCCCCGGAACAGGATCTCCTCCCACGCCGGAGCGCATACTGAGACCACAAGCATATACAGCGCCATGGCAACTGGGTCCCGTGCTAGAATCGACTCCTCGACGTTCGAGAGAGCAACTGGACCAGAAGGCAAAAGAGGCGATAACTCGAGGTTAAACTCTGAAAGCCAGTTGACAACGGGGAACATGAGGCACCCAAAGGCAACATCAAATAGCCAGTTCCCCCTTAGGCTAAACCTAAAGAAATCAGATGGAAGGGGGCGAAAACGAGACAGAGAGCTATTAAGGATCGCGACGCCTGCAAGGCCTTCGGTTACATCTGTCAGTAGGCTGTACAAAGCCTGCCCTCTATATGTCAGAGAGTCCTTGCTGAAACCTGCTACTTGAGCTCCAAAGGGAATCACCCATGAACCCACAAACCAAAATGAGGCGATCCAGAGGAGAGTTACCTGCTTCTCACCACAACAGTTTCATCATTGTCACTTTCTA contains the following coding sequences:
- the LOC127813028 gene encoding uncharacterized protein LOC127813028 isoform X1, translating into MLTSCSVCLIHAPTLLPSFSRIRVPKNPAYVSFPLNPTFLASHSLPDSPNKKWKKSCFRNEEFSSGDLKPEFTEDRTNEDLLKPKLDEPRGRTIDWASRLQETADSVLRAIGRPWTVPWTAETILEQVTLLWIASFWFVGSWVIPFGAQVAGFSKDSLTYRGQALYSLLTDVTEGLAGVAILNSSLSRFRPLPSDFFRFSLRGNWLFDVAFGCLMFPVVNWLSEFNLELSPLLPSGPVALSNVEESILARDPVAMALYMLVVSVCAPAWEEILFRGFLLPSLTKYMPVWCSILVSSVAFALAHFSIQRMLPLIFLGVVMGIIFARSRNLLPTMLLHSLWNGFVFLDLMK
- the LOC127813028 gene encoding uncharacterized protein LOC127813028 isoform X2; this encodes MLTSCSVCLIHAPTLLPSFSRIRVPKNPAYVSFPLNPTFLASHSLPDSPNKKWKKSCFRNEEFSSGDLKPEFTEDRTNEDLLKPKLDEPRGRTIDWASRLQETADSVLRAIGRPWTVPWTAETILEVTLLWIASFWFVGSWVIPFGAQVAGFSKDSLTYRGQALYSLLTDVTEGLAGVAILNSSLSRFRPLPSDFFRFSLRGNWLFDVAFGCLMFPVVNWLSEFNLELSPLLPSGPVALSNVEESILARDPVAMALYMLVVSVCAPAWEEILFRGFLLPSLTKYMPVWCSILVSSVAFALAHFSIQRMLPLIFLGVVMGIIFARSRNLLPTMLLHSLWNGFVFLDLMK